In Streptomyces sp. P3, one DNA window encodes the following:
- a CDS encoding FadD3 family acyl-CoA ligase yields the protein MRHDLEFLSIPNVVRAAARRFGDAPALVDGALRLTFRELEARMIHAVRSAIALGIGPGDRVGLCAPNSAEWIVTALGIQGAGGVVVPLNTRFKATEISYILRKSGARALFAAASFLGTDYIAELRRTDPELPALRTAVPMPGGAEGLYGSPFLARGEECPETAARESVDRLTPDHVSDVMFTSGTTGHPKGVILTHGQTLRAYGWMSTEYTFDASDTFLVIPPFFHCFGYKAGWLASLMHGVTVIPMAVFDAGRALEVVQAERVSIVLGPPTVFHDLLNHPRRSSYDLSSLRVSMTGGTTVAESLIRAMKKDLSFDIVLSAYGLTESTALVTSTRVGDAEETVARTTGRPIPDVEVRIADDTGKDVPAGEEGEVLVRGYNVTRGYLDDPTATAQTIDRDGWLHTGDIGRLDPDGNLAIVDRKKEMFIVGGFNAYPAEIEKLLLGYEPIAQAAVIGVPDERLGEVGCAFVVPRPGADVTPQDVIAWAREHMANFKVPRRVRLVDQLPRNAGQKVLKDELRARLGS from the coding sequence ATGCGACACGACCTGGAATTCCTCAGCATTCCGAACGTGGTGAGGGCCGCCGCCCGGCGGTTCGGTGACGCCCCGGCCCTCGTCGACGGCGCACTGCGCCTCACCTTCCGGGAACTGGAGGCCCGGATGATCCACGCGGTGCGTTCGGCGATCGCGCTCGGCATCGGGCCGGGTGACCGCGTCGGCCTGTGCGCACCGAACTCGGCGGAGTGGATCGTCACGGCTCTCGGCATCCAGGGCGCAGGAGGCGTCGTCGTACCGCTCAACACCCGCTTCAAGGCGACCGAGATCTCCTACATCCTGCGGAAGTCGGGCGCCAGGGCGCTGTTCGCCGCGGCGTCGTTCCTCGGCACCGACTACATCGCCGAGCTGAGACGCACCGACCCGGAACTGCCCGCGCTGCGCACCGCGGTGCCGATGCCGGGCGGAGCGGAGGGCCTGTACGGCAGCCCGTTCCTCGCGCGGGGCGAGGAGTGCCCCGAGACGGCCGCCCGCGAGTCCGTCGACCGGCTCACCCCGGATCACGTCTCCGACGTGATGTTCACCTCCGGCACCACCGGCCACCCCAAGGGCGTGATCCTCACCCACGGGCAGACGCTGCGGGCGTACGGCTGGATGTCCACCGAGTACACCTTCGACGCCTCCGACACCTTCCTGGTCATCCCGCCGTTCTTCCACTGCTTCGGCTACAAGGCGGGCTGGCTCGCCTCCCTGATGCACGGCGTGACCGTGATCCCCATGGCCGTGTTCGACGCGGGGCGCGCCCTGGAGGTCGTTCAGGCGGAACGGGTGAGCATCGTCCTCGGCCCGCCGACCGTCTTCCACGACCTGCTGAACCATCCGCGGCGCTCCTCCTACGACCTGTCGTCCCTGCGGGTGTCCATGACGGGCGGCACCACGGTTGCGGAGTCGCTGATCCGGGCGATGAAGAAGGACCTGTCCTTCGACATCGTGCTGAGCGCCTACGGCCTGACCGAGTCGACGGCCCTCGTCACCTCGACCCGGGTCGGCGACGCCGAGGAGACGGTGGCCCGTACCACCGGACGTCCGATCCCCGACGTCGAGGTCCGTATCGCCGACGACACCGGCAAGGACGTGCCGGCCGGCGAGGAGGGCGAGGTCCTGGTCCGCGGCTACAACGTCACGCGCGGCTACTTGGACGACCCCACGGCCACCGCCCAGACGATCGACCGCGACGGCTGGCTGCACACCGGCGACATCGGCCGCCTGGACCCGGACGGCAACCTGGCGATCGTCGACCGGAAGAAGGAGATGTTCATCGTCGGCGGCTTCAACGCCTATCCGGCCGAGATCGAGAAGCTGCTCCTCGGTTACGAGCCGATAGCGCAGGCGGCGGTGATCGGGGTTCCGGACGAGCGGCTCGGGGAGGTCGGCTGCGCCTTCGTCGTGCCGCGGCCGGGCGCGGACGTCACACCGCAGGACGTGATCGCCTGGGCCCGGGAGCACATGGCCAACTTCAAGGTCCCCCGCCGGGTGCGCCTGGTGGACCAACTGCCGCGCAACGCCGGCCAGAAGGTGCTCAAGGACGAGCTGCGCGCACGGCTGGGGAGCTGA
- a CDS encoding acyl-CoA dehydrogenase family protein, with protein sequence MTGTTDLPLDFGDPADLHRLRRDFRAWLTRHPLPERPPDEPLPVFLHRWHRRLHSGGWVGLDVPEEYGGRGLTALHQVAVSDELGAWGAPGVPRIGYLAHALLEFGSEEQRRRLLPRMLSGDDVWCQGFSEPGAGSDLAGMSTCAERRPEGHYVVNGQKLWTSYAQYSGLCLLLARTDRTAPSHACLSAFVLPLDRPGVTVRPLRAANGDDEFCELFLDDVRLEETERIGAEGDGWPLAMTTVAYERNALDTGHLSKYGLLVERLRRAAHERRGTLPDGLLSDIGRCVVDYRVLVAHARRRTAERLAGQPAGPESSVDKLLMTRAEQRLYETALKVFPEELYGAGGEVLSDYFYSRAASVYGGTSQIQRNIIAKRLLRLPADRRA encoded by the coding sequence ATGACCGGCACGACCGACCTGCCCCTGGACTTCGGCGACCCGGCGGACCTGCACCGTCTGCGCCGGGACTTCCGCGCCTGGCTGACCCGCCATCCGCTGCCCGAGCGGCCGCCGGACGAACCGCTTCCCGTCTTCCTGCACCGCTGGCACCGCCGGCTGCACTCCGGCGGCTGGGTGGGTCTCGACGTCCCGGAGGAGTACGGCGGCCGGGGCCTGACCGCACTGCACCAGGTGGCCGTCAGCGACGAACTGGGAGCGTGGGGCGCGCCCGGCGTCCCCCGCATCGGCTACCTCGCCCACGCCCTGCTGGAGTTCGGCTCCGAGGAGCAGCGCCGCCGTCTGCTGCCGCGCATGCTCTCCGGCGACGACGTGTGGTGCCAGGGCTTCAGTGAGCCCGGTGCCGGCTCGGACCTGGCCGGCATGAGCACCTGCGCCGAGCGCCGGCCCGAGGGCCACTACGTGGTCAACGGCCAGAAACTGTGGACGAGTTACGCCCAGTATTCCGGCCTCTGCCTGCTGCTGGCCCGCACCGACCGCACCGCGCCCTCCCACGCCTGTCTCTCGGCCTTCGTCCTGCCTCTGGACCGCCCCGGCGTGACCGTGCGCCCCCTGCGCGCTGCCAACGGCGACGACGAGTTCTGCGAGCTGTTCCTCGACGACGTACGCCTGGAGGAGACCGAGCGGATCGGCGCCGAGGGGGACGGCTGGCCACTGGCGATGACGACGGTGGCGTACGAGCGCAACGCCCTGGACACCGGTCACCTCTCGAAGTACGGGCTGCTGGTCGAACGGCTGCGCCGCGCCGCGCACGAGCGCCGCGGCACACTCCCGGACGGACTGCTGTCGGACATCGGCCGCTGCGTGGTCGACTACCGGGTCCTGGTCGCCCACGCCCGGCGCCGCACCGCCGAACGGCTCGCCGGGCAGCCCGCGGGACCGGAGTCGTCGGTGGACAAGCTGCTGATGACCCGCGCCGAACAGCGCCTGTACGAGACGGCGTTGAAGGTCTTCCCCGAGGAACTGTACGGGGCGGGCGGCGAGGTCCTTAGCGACTACTTCTACTCGCGGGCCGCTTCCGTGTACGGCGGCACGTCCCAGATCCAGCGGAACATCATCGCCAAGCGGCTGCTGCGCCTGCCGGCCGACCGCCGTGCCTGA
- a CDS encoding acyl-CoA dehydrogenase family protein encodes MEREEFTLVRDMLRAFASRFRADGADGAGPPARAAAQRALDELGLTDLRRTSPPAATVQECALLAEEHGRQPLTTSLLGTALLAPELRRLLDGGELPDTVHGSRPTVVLAHDLRFPGPEATGLVAWDCEGADTALSVDAAGRVTEHEMGAPAPTADLLRSVRHASAQGRPVGRLTAGAHQRWQAYALVVVASELVGAARSFAEQSTDYARERHQYGQPIGSFQAVQHLLADATVLVEAGTSATRHAAWCLDHEASGPALTAARVAKAEVDVSAVEAVYAGMQVFGGIAQTWEHVAHLYLRRVLAGTTLLATTADLLPALAAPEATP; translated from the coding sequence GTGGAACGCGAGGAGTTCACGCTGGTCCGGGACATGCTGCGGGCGTTCGCGTCCCGCTTCCGCGCGGACGGCGCCGACGGCGCCGGGCCGCCGGCCCGCGCGGCCGCGCAGCGGGCACTGGACGAACTCGGCCTGACGGACCTGCGCCGCACCTCCCCGCCGGCCGCCACCGTGCAGGAATGCGCCCTGCTCGCCGAGGAGCACGGCCGGCAACCGCTGACCACGTCCCTGCTCGGCACCGCGCTGCTCGCCCCCGAGCTGCGGCGTCTTCTCGACGGGGGCGAGCTCCCCGACACCGTCCACGGCTCCCGCCCCACCGTCGTACTCGCCCATGACCTGCGCTTCCCCGGCCCCGAAGCGACGGGGCTCGTCGCCTGGGACTGCGAAGGAGCCGACACCGCCCTGTCCGTCGACGCCGCAGGACGCGTCACCGAACACGAGATGGGGGCGCCGGCACCGACCGCGGACCTGCTGCGGAGCGTGCGGCACGCCTCAGCCCAAGGGCGGCCCGTCGGCCGGCTCACCGCCGGGGCACACCAGCGCTGGCAGGCGTACGCCCTGGTCGTCGTGGCGAGCGAACTCGTGGGCGCGGCCCGCTCGTTCGCCGAGCAGAGCACGGACTACGCCCGCGAACGCCACCAGTACGGACAGCCGATCGGCTCCTTCCAGGCCGTGCAGCACCTGCTCGCCGACGCAACCGTCCTGGTGGAGGCCGGCACCAGCGCCACTCGCCACGCCGCCTGGTGCCTGGACCACGAAGCGTCCGGACCGGCTCTGACCGCGGCCCGGGTGGCCAAGGCTGAGGTGGACGTCTCGGCCGTCGAGGCGGTGTACGCCGGGATGCAGGTCTTCGGCGGGATCGCCCAGACCTGGGAGCACGTGGCCCACCTGTACCTGCGCCGGGTCCTGGCCGGAACCACGCTGCTGGCGACCACGGCCGATCTGCTGCCCGCGCTGGCCGCACCGGAGGCGACACCATGA
- a CDS encoding enoyl-CoA hydratase/isomerase family protein — protein sequence MTDVSPVLTVADDGDVRIVTLNRPDRLNGVSAELHLRLSQVWRELAEDPGARAVVLTGAGRAFSAGGDFDHLLRHHDDPGLRERSIRLDRTIQTDMIRFPLPVVAAVNGPAVGLGCSLALGCDLVLMAEDAYLADPHVSVGLVAGDGGVTLWPLLTSLLRVKEYLFTGDRIPAATAVELGLANRTVPGADLMGAALALAHRLAAQPPEALRATKAALAAVVEQVSRGGMEAALLAERSTMTSPDHIRIVGDLASRANRRAATALTAEED from the coding sequence ATGACCGATGTGAGCCCCGTCCTGACCGTGGCCGACGACGGAGACGTCCGCATCGTCACGCTGAACCGCCCCGACCGCCTCAACGGTGTCTCCGCGGAGCTCCACCTCCGGCTGTCCCAGGTGTGGCGGGAGCTCGCCGAGGACCCCGGAGCGCGGGCTGTCGTCCTCACCGGGGCAGGACGGGCGTTCAGCGCGGGCGGCGACTTCGACCATCTGCTCCGCCACCACGACGACCCGGGGCTGCGGGAGCGGTCCATCCGGCTCGACCGCACCATCCAGACGGACATGATCCGCTTTCCGCTGCCGGTCGTCGCCGCCGTCAACGGCCCTGCCGTGGGCCTCGGCTGCTCCCTCGCACTGGGGTGCGACCTCGTCCTCATGGCCGAGGACGCCTACCTCGCCGACCCCCACGTCTCGGTGGGCCTGGTGGCGGGCGACGGCGGGGTGACCCTGTGGCCGCTGCTGACCAGCCTGTTGCGCGTGAAGGAGTACCTGTTCACCGGGGACCGCATCCCGGCCGCCACCGCCGTCGAACTCGGCCTGGCCAACCGGACCGTTCCGGGGGCCGACCTGATGGGTGCGGCCCTGGCCCTGGCCCACCGGCTCGCGGCCCAGCCCCCGGAGGCGCTGCGGGCCACGAAGGCGGCCCTCGCGGCGGTGGTCGAACAGGTCTCGCGCGGCGGCATGGAAGCGGCGCTGCTGGCCGAGCGCTCCACCATGACCAGCCCCGACCACATCCGCATCGTGGGCGACCTCGCCTCCCGCGCGAACCGCCGCGCCGCCACCGCCCTCACCGCCGAGGAGGACTGA
- a CDS encoding FadR/GntR family transcriptional regulator: MPSAHSTSRTPRFDTLTVPKASDVLAAEVRERILTGQLTEGTALPPERQLVEQTGLSRATVREALRILEVERLVEIRPGRGGGAFVRRPGRESLANTVRLVIRGQQIRLEALHETREAIEPACAALAAGRRSEQDLADLDAAHAELVGAGEDIRRFLRANVRWHNGVARAGGNELLIGFLSALSESIYAATNLERFMDARIREVTARAHAKITEAIRAGDAAAARRRMSRHVCGFARAAAEVDRRDRVELTEPEA, encoded by the coding sequence GTGCCCAGCGCCCATTCCACCTCCCGCACCCCGCGCTTCGACACGCTCACCGTCCCCAAGGCCTCGGACGTCCTGGCCGCCGAGGTGCGTGAGCGCATCCTGACCGGGCAGCTGACGGAGGGCACGGCACTGCCTCCCGAGCGGCAGCTGGTGGAGCAGACGGGGCTGAGCCGGGCGACCGTCCGGGAGGCGCTGCGCATCCTGGAGGTCGAGCGGCTGGTGGAGATCCGGCCGGGACGCGGGGGCGGGGCCTTCGTGCGCCGGCCGGGCCGGGAGTCCCTGGCGAACACGGTCCGGTTGGTGATCCGGGGCCAGCAGATCCGGCTGGAGGCGCTGCACGAGACCCGCGAGGCGATCGAACCGGCGTGCGCGGCTCTCGCGGCCGGCCGGCGCTCCGAGCAGGACCTGGCCGACCTGGACGCCGCCCACGCCGAGCTGGTCGGGGCCGGTGAGGACATCCGGCGCTTCCTGCGGGCCAACGTCCGCTGGCACAACGGGGTGGCGAGGGCCGGCGGCAACGAGCTGCTCATCGGGTTCCTCAGCGCTCTCTCGGAGTCGATCTACGCCGCCACGAACCTGGAACGGTTCATGGACGCCCGGATCCGCGAGGTCACCGCCCGGGCGCACGCGAAGATCACCGAGGCCATCAGGGCGGGTGACGCGGCGGCCGCCCGGCGGCGGATGAGCCGCCATGTGTGCGGGTTCGCACGGGCCGCCGCGGAGGTGGACCGCCGGGATCGGGTGGAACTGACCGAGCCCGAGGCCTGA
- a CDS encoding SDR family NAD(P)-dependent oxidoreductase, with protein MAEGTGLFALTGRSALVTGAGGGIGSAVAEALARAGAAVLVTDVDGAAAADVAARLTARGLRAEGAALDVVDREAADAAVSRAAALTGGTLHILVNNAGVTAPAMFEKLEKESVRRLIEVHVLGAFQCAQAALPFLPTDGTGRIINVTSSAGLTGTLGQVNYSAAKAAVIGFTKSLARELARKNILVNALAPLAATSMTETIRTDPKFADRMLARIPLGRWAEPAEVAGAFVFLASDAASFVTGQVLPVDGGLVI; from the coding sequence ATGGCCGAAGGAACGGGACTGTTCGCCCTGACGGGACGTTCGGCGCTGGTGACCGGCGCCGGCGGCGGCATCGGCTCGGCCGTGGCCGAGGCGCTGGCACGGGCCGGGGCCGCGGTGCTCGTCACCGATGTCGACGGGGCCGCGGCCGCGGACGTGGCCGCGAGGCTGACCGCGCGGGGCCTGCGCGCCGAGGGAGCGGCCCTGGACGTCGTGGACCGGGAAGCGGCCGACGCCGCGGTGTCCCGGGCCGCCGCGCTCACCGGCGGGACGCTGCACATCCTCGTCAACAACGCCGGGGTCACCGCTCCCGCGATGTTCGAGAAGCTGGAGAAGGAGTCGGTACGGCGACTGATCGAGGTCCATGTGCTGGGAGCGTTCCAGTGCGCCCAGGCCGCGTTGCCCTTCCTCCCGACGGACGGCACCGGGCGGATCATCAACGTCACGTCGTCGGCCGGCCTGACCGGCACCCTGGGCCAGGTGAACTACTCGGCGGCCAAGGCCGCCGTCATCGGGTTCACCAAGTCGCTGGCCCGCGAGCTGGCCAGGAAGAACATCCTGGTCAACGCGCTGGCACCGCTGGCGGCGACCTCGATGACCGAGACCATCCGCACCGACCCGAAGTTCGCGGACCGGATGCTCGCCCGGATCCCGCTGGGCCGGTGGGCGGAGCCGGCCGAGGTCGCGGGCGCGTTCGTCTTCCTCGCCTCCGACGCGGCGTCCTTCGTCACCGGACAGGTGCTGCCGGTGGACGGCGGGCTGGTCATCTGA
- a CDS encoding acyl-CoA dehydrogenase family protein produces MDFELTEDQETIRKAVAGLLRDFDDRYWMEKDRDHAFPEEFYAVVADGGWLGITIPEEYGGHGLGITEATLLLEEVARSGGGMNAASAIHMSIFGMHPVVVHGSEELKRRTLPRIARGDLHVCFGVTEPGAGLDTTSITTYARRDGDHYVVSGRKVWISKALESEKILLLTRTARRDEVDRPTDGMTLFLTDLDRDRVDIRPIPKMGRNAVSSNELFIDELRVPVEDRVGEEGQGFRHLLDGLNPERMLIAAEALGIGRVALERAVRYGREREVFGRPIGMNQGVQFPLADALTRLDAAELVLRKATWLYDQGRPCGREANTAKYLCADAGFTAADRALQTHGGMGYSEEYPVARLFREARLMRIAPVSQEMVLNYLGSHTLGLPRSY; encoded by the coding sequence GTGGACTTCGAGCTGACCGAGGATCAGGAGACGATTCGCAAGGCCGTGGCCGGTCTCCTGCGTGACTTCGACGACCGGTACTGGATGGAGAAGGACCGGGACCACGCGTTCCCGGAGGAGTTCTACGCCGTGGTCGCGGACGGCGGCTGGCTCGGCATCACGATCCCCGAGGAGTACGGTGGCCACGGACTCGGCATCACGGAGGCCACGCTGCTGCTGGAGGAGGTCGCGCGCTCCGGCGGTGGCATGAACGCCGCCAGCGCGATCCACATGTCGATCTTCGGCATGCATCCGGTGGTGGTGCACGGCTCCGAGGAGCTGAAGCGGCGCACCCTGCCCCGGATCGCGCGCGGTGATCTGCACGTGTGCTTCGGAGTGACGGAGCCGGGCGCCGGCCTGGACACGACGAGCATCACGACGTACGCCCGCCGGGACGGCGACCACTACGTCGTCAGTGGACGCAAGGTGTGGATCTCCAAGGCCCTGGAGTCGGAGAAGATCCTGCTGCTGACCCGCACGGCCCGGCGCGACGAGGTCGACAGGCCGACGGACGGCATGACCCTGTTCCTGACCGACCTGGACCGCGACCGGGTGGACATCCGCCCGATCCCGAAGATGGGCCGCAACGCCGTCTCCTCCAACGAGCTGTTCATCGACGAACTCAGAGTGCCCGTCGAGGACCGGGTCGGCGAGGAGGGCCAGGGCTTCCGCCATCTGCTCGACGGTCTCAACCCGGAGCGGATGCTGATCGCCGCCGAGGCGCTCGGCATCGGCCGGGTCGCCCTGGAGCGGGCCGTGCGTTACGGCCGCGAGCGGGAGGTGTTCGGCCGGCCCATCGGCATGAATCAGGGCGTCCAGTTCCCGCTCGCCGACGCGCTCACCCGCCTCGACGCGGCGGAGCTCGTACTGCGCAAGGCGACCTGGCTGTACGACCAGGGCCGGCCGTGCGGGCGGGAGGCCAACACCGCCAAGTACCTGTGCGCGGACGCCGGGTTCACCGCCGCCGACCGGGCCCTGCAGACGCACGGCGGCATGGGCTACTCCGAGGAGTATCCGGTGGCCCGCCTCTTCCGGGAGGCCCGCCTGATGCGGATCGCGCCGGTCAGCCAGGAGATGGTCCTGAACTATCTGGGGTCCCACACGCTGGGGCTTCCGAGGAGCTACTGA
- a CDS encoding TetR/AcrR family transcriptional regulator — MSVVPAESAESPEPAWRQRAVERSTRAAKLRAEQRVQRFLDAAQELIADKGTTDFTVQEVVERSRQSLRSFYQHFDGKHELLLALFEDALARSAADIREKTATGQGPLARLKTAVELLYDASKPRPGRQSPLFTDFAVQLLVSHPDQVATAHLPLLGLFTELVEEAVQAGQATSPKARRTASLIMQTAMFTAQAPAAPVGAHPSPITVEEVWAFCLGGITGGAAAGTQEPTTGPAARKTGAAKKTTAAKKATSDTTATRAASGTAAKKTASGTSAKKTASGTAARKSTTPARSVTGKTTSRPRT, encoded by the coding sequence ATGAGTGTCGTCCCCGCCGAATCCGCCGAGTCCCCCGAGCCCGCCTGGCGGCAGCGCGCCGTCGAGCGCTCCACCCGGGCGGCGAAGCTGCGCGCCGAGCAGCGCGTGCAGCGCTTCCTGGACGCCGCCCAGGAACTCATCGCCGACAAGGGCACCACCGACTTCACCGTGCAGGAGGTCGTGGAGCGCTCCCGCCAGTCGCTGCGCAGCTTCTACCAGCACTTCGACGGCAAGCACGAACTGCTGCTCGCACTGTTCGAGGACGCGCTGGCGAGGTCGGCCGCCGACATCCGCGAGAAGACCGCCACGGGACAGGGCCCGCTGGCGCGACTGAAGACCGCGGTCGAGTTGCTCTACGACGCCTCCAAGCCCCGCCCGGGCCGGCAGTCGCCGCTCTTCACCGACTTCGCCGTCCAGCTGCTGGTGTCCCACCCGGACCAGGTGGCCACCGCGCACCTCCCCCTGCTCGGCCTCTTCACCGAGCTGGTGGAGGAGGCCGTCCAGGCGGGGCAGGCCACCTCCCCGAAGGCCCGGCGCACCGCCTCCCTGATCATGCAGACGGCCATGTTCACGGCCCAGGCCCCCGCCGCCCCGGTCGGAGCCCACCCGTCTCCGATCACCGTCGAGGAGGTGTGGGCGTTCTGCCTCGGCGGGATCACGGGCGGAGCGGCGGCCGGCACCCAGGAGCCGACGACCGGGCCGGCCGCGAGGAAGACGGGCGCGGCGAAGAAGACGACTGCCGCGAAGAAGGCGACCTCGGACACCACGGCGACGAGGGCAGCCTCGGGCACCGCCGCCAAGAAGACAGCCTCGGGCACCAGCGCCAAGAAGACGGCATCGGGCACCGCCGCGAGGAAGTCCACCACCCCGGCCAGATCCGTCACCGGTAAGACGACTTCCCGGCCCCGGACCTGA
- a CDS encoding acyl-CoA dehydrogenase family protein: MEFELDEEQRLLRRTVRETVAKMRGRPEDQQWDTYLRLGWLEAPPLELALILEELGYAADPTPFLATATWFAPLTGRLPEGSGTAVFDGAGRYVLDADRADEVALLTGRGVIVVPGAELAAPRVPVLDPHLHAAHVDADGLVAAVPEPALLGLAATCVGACRRVLDLVLDHVRQRAQFGRPLGSFQAVKHKAADMHVAIERARALTHFGALTLAENDPRRTDAAHMAKAAAGECQRLVFRHGLQLFGAMGFTWENELQYHLKRAQACDLLLGVASVHRKALLA; the protein is encoded by the coding sequence GTGGAGTTCGAACTCGACGAGGAACAGCGGCTGCTGCGGCGCACCGTGCGCGAGACGGTGGCCAAGATGCGCGGCCGCCCCGAGGACCAGCAATGGGACACCTACCTCCGCCTCGGCTGGCTGGAGGCGCCCCCGCTCGAGCTCGCCCTCATCCTCGAAGAGCTGGGGTACGCCGCCGACCCCACCCCGTTCCTGGCCACCGCCACCTGGTTCGCACCGCTCACCGGCCGCCTCCCCGAGGGCAGCGGCACCGCCGTGTTCGACGGCGCCGGGCGCTACGTCCTCGACGCCGACCGGGCCGACGAGGTCGCACTGCTCACCGGCCGGGGGGTCATCGTCGTCCCGGGTGCGGAGCTGGCCGCACCACGGGTCCCGGTGCTCGATCCGCACCTGCACGCCGCCCACGTCGACGCCGACGGCCTGGTCGCCGCGGTGCCCGAGCCGGCCCTGCTGGGGCTGGCGGCCACCTGTGTCGGCGCCTGCCGGCGCGTCCTCGACCTCGTCCTGGACCACGTGAGGCAGCGGGCACAGTTCGGCCGGCCGCTCGGCTCCTTCCAGGCCGTCAAGCACAAGGCGGCCGACATGCACGTGGCCATCGAACGGGCCCGTGCCCTCACCCACTTCGGCGCCCTGACCCTCGCGGAGAACGACCCGCGCCGGACCGACGCCGCGCACATGGCCAAGGCGGCGGCGGGCGAGTGTCAGCGCCTGGTCTTCCGGCACGGTCTGCAACTGTTCGGCGCCATGGGCTTCACCTGGGAGAACGAACTGCAGTACCACCTCAAGCGCGCCCAGGCCTGCGACCTGCTCCTCGGCGTCGCATCCGTCCACAGGAAGGCATTGCTCGCGTGA
- a CDS encoding acyl-CoA dehydrogenase family protein, giving the protein MKLADDPEVEAFRAEFAAFLDAHLPDEAGARERAGSSAHVPRWARRWQRTLFDAGWLLPGQPPEYGGRDATLPQQLAHLEELARRRVYHSFNPQGLGIIAASLLTFGTEEQKRRWAVPILRAEITAALGMSEPEAGSDLASLRTRAVPDRDGFVVNGQKVWTSGAHDADVLLAFVRTDPDAPKHQGISALLVPTGAEGVVRRPFGSIAAEDDLDFNEVFLTDVRVPRENLLGPLNEGWRVANGSLGHERTLLWLSYAERLEDLLRDAADAGAGQEWYATLRMDLTALRLLGHRQLGQDRDPAEISVLKLLGSEAVQSASLYALEAHGVEGLEHPARTGPYHHMHHEHFISSWFERYARSFAGTIAGGTSEIQRNIIAERILGLPR; this is encoded by the coding sequence ATGAAGCTGGCCGACGACCCCGAGGTGGAGGCGTTCCGCGCGGAGTTCGCCGCCTTCCTCGACGCCCACCTGCCCGACGAGGCCGGGGCCCGCGAACGCGCCGGCTCCAGCGCCCACGTCCCCCGCTGGGCACGCCGCTGGCAGCGCACCCTGTTCGACGCGGGCTGGCTGCTGCCGGGCCAGCCGCCCGAGTACGGCGGCCGGGACGCCACCCTGCCCCAGCAACTCGCCCACCTGGAGGAGCTGGCCCGCCGTCGGGTCTACCACAGCTTCAACCCCCAGGGCCTCGGCATCATCGCCGCCTCCCTGCTCACCTTCGGCACCGAGGAGCAGAAGCGCCGCTGGGCGGTGCCGATCCTGCGCGCCGAGATCACCGCCGCGCTCGGCATGAGCGAACCCGAGGCCGGCTCCGACCTGGCCTCCCTGCGCACCAGGGCCGTACCGGACCGGGACGGGTTCGTGGTCAACGGGCAGAAGGTCTGGACCTCCGGCGCGCACGACGCAGACGTCCTGCTCGCCTTCGTCCGCACCGACCCGGACGCGCCCAAGCACCAGGGCATCAGCGCCCTGCTGGTCCCGACCGGCGCCGAAGGCGTCGTGCGCCGCCCGTTCGGGTCGATCGCCGCCGAGGACGACCTGGACTTCAACGAGGTGTTCCTCACCGACGTGCGCGTACCCCGAGAGAACCTCCTCGGCCCCCTGAACGAGGGCTGGCGGGTGGCGAACGGCTCCCTCGGCCACGAACGCACGCTGCTGTGGCTGTCGTACGCCGAACGCCTCGAGGACCTGCTCCGCGACGCGGCCGACGCGGGAGCCGGCCAGGAGTGGTACGCCACGCTCCGCATGGACCTGACGGCGCTGCGCCTGCTCGGCCACCGCCAGCTCGGCCAGGACCGGGACCCGGCGGAGATCTCGGTGCTCAAACTGCTCGGCTCCGAGGCCGTCCAGTCCGCCTCCCTGTACGCGCTGGAGGCGCACGGCGTCGAGGGGCTGGAGCATCCGGCACGCACGGGCCCGTACCACCACATGCACCACGAGCACTTCATCTCCAGCTGGTTCGAGCGGTACGCGCGCAGCTTCGCCGGCACCATCGCGGGCGGCACCAGCGAGATCCAGCGCAACATCATCGCCGAGCGCATCCTCGGCCTGCCGCGATAG